Part of the bacterium HR11 genome is shown below.
ATTGCTGTAAGCGACGTAGCCCCGCATGTAGTAGTCCGAGCTCCCGGGCACGTTCGTGATCCGATGGCCCAGCAGGCCGCCCGTACAAGACTCGGCCGTCGCTAAAGTCTGCCGCCGGTCCCGGAGGCGCTGGCCGACGACCGCCTCGATGGAGACGTCCCCCTCGGCGTAAAGGTCCTCGCCGAGGGCCTGCCGGAGGCGTTCCAGGAGTTGTTCCCACACCGATTCGTCGCCCGGTCCCGTCCACCGGACCTCCAGGTCGACCCGGGCCGGTCCCGGCAGGATCGACCACGCCACGTCCGACCGGTCCAAGATGGCCTGGACCCGCTCGGCGATGCGGGACTCGGGGACGCCGCTCGTTCGTAGGAGGACCGACTTCGGTGGGGGCTGAGGCGCCCGCCGGCGGAGGCGCTCTTCCAGATGGGCCTGGTAGATGCCCTGAAGCTCTGGCGGCGGACCGGGCAGGAGAATGTACACGTGACCGCCGACCTCGATCCACTGGCCCGGGGCGGCACCGACCGGGTTCGGCAGGACTTCGGCTCCCTCCACGACCTGAGCCATCCGGAAGACCATCGGCGGAAGCGAAAGCCCCCGCGCCGCGAGGTCGGCCTCCATCCGGCGGCGCCAGTCGGCGTCCTCGACGACGGCCCGGCCCAGCCATCCGGCGACGGCCTCCCGGGTGACGTCGTCGTGCGTCGGCCCGAGGCCGCCCGTCACGATGAGGACGTCGGCCCGGTCCCGGAAAAAGGCCAGGCCCGCCTGAATCGCCGAGACGTCGTCGGGCACGACGAGGCGACCGACGACCGTAAAGCCCAGCGCCCGTAGACGGGCCGAGAGCCAGGGTCCGTTCGTATCGACCCGCCCGCCGTCCAGCAGTTCCGTCCCGACGGCGATGATGGCGACCCGCTTGGCCTGCATAGGAACCCTCCTGAGGGAGCGGAGGATACAGGATGCAAGATACAGGATACAAGATGGGAATGCAGAATGGACGTCCCGGCCCCGCTCGCCAGAGCAGGGTCCCATGCGGTGCAGGATGCAGAATACAAGATGCAGACCCGGTGGACACGCTTCAGCAGCGACCCGCCCCTCCGGCGTATCGCGGAACGCCGCAGGACGGCCTGCGTCCGCATTGACAGCGAGGGCCCTACTGCATTGTTCAGTGGGACTTTAGGGATTCGGTCTTATGGGTCGGGTGGAACCCCTATCCCGACGCCCGGTCCTTCCCGCCCGATGGCGGTCGCTTCCAGGACCTTGAAATTTAGGGCTTTTCCAGGTATAATACGACAATTAGTCGTGATCGCCATGGGGCAGATGCCTGCGGACGGCCGGCGTGCCGAGGTACCACGTACGGATTGATCACGGCTGGCAATGAGTTTTAGAAGGGGCCGCTTCAGGCCCATGGAGCCATGCACAGGGGGAGAGGTGAGAGTCCCCTCATGGGAGGGAGGGTCCTTATCCTTCTCGTCGCCAAGGAGGTTCGTCATGAGGCACGCATGGCTCTGGTGGGCCTTCGTGGGCCTCTGGGTCGGGGGACTTGCGTGGGCCCAGGAAAGCGCGACGACGGGTTCCCTCTTCGGGAAAGTCGTGGACCCGGAGGGCAAGCCCCTACCGGGCGTGGCCGTCACGGCTGTCTCCGAG
Proteins encoded:
- the cinA gene encoding CinA-like protein, yielding MQAKRVAIIAVGTELLDGGRVDTNGPWLSARLRALGFTVVGRLVVPDDVSAIQAGLAFFRDRADVLIVTGGLGPTHDDVTREAVAGWLGRAVVEDADWRRRMEADLAARGLSLPPMVFRMAQVVEGAEVLPNPVGAAPGQWIEVGGHVYILLPGPPPELQGIYQAHLEERLRRRAPQPPPKSVLLRTSGVPESRIAERVQAILDRSDVAWSILPGPARVDLEVRWTGPGDESVWEQLLERLRQALGEDLYAEGDVSIEAVVGQRLRDRRQTLATAESCTGGLLGHRITNVPGSSDYYMRGYVAYSNEAKVDLLGVDPEAIRQYGAVSEPVARQMAEGARRRAGTDWAVAITGIAGPTGGTPEKPVGTVHIAVAGPDGTTHRRFQFRGTRELIKEQSAQMALDLLRRRLVASGE